In Cyclopterus lumpus isolate fCycLum1 chromosome 13, fCycLum1.pri, whole genome shotgun sequence, the genomic window CCACAAACTGGGACCCCGCTTCATTGGACCCTATGAGGTGGATAAGATCATCAATCCCTCTGCGGTCCGGCTCAAACTCCCGTCCGCATTAAAGGTGGACCCAACCTTCCATGTCTCCCTACTCAAACCGGTGTCCTCCAGTCCACTGTCCCCTCCTGCTCCtgattattgcaccatttccaGTGGTACTTCGACTCTCGGCCTTACTAAAACgtactttacattttgtttgtgatttcctgctaacccctgttcccttTGCACAGGAATCCTGTACCTGCATTTCCGCCCAGCCACCGCCGCTCATGCCTCCTCACCACTCCATCTACGCTCTTCCCTACCATCTCATCAGTTCTGTCCAATAAACtgtttacctccacccaaccttgcctccccgtgtctgcgcttgggtccggcAAAACCGAACCCTCACAGATATGTTATTGTTACTGGACAACTCTGGCTAATCCTGTGATTTTGGTAAACCTGTATGCCCCTAACTGCGATGACTGCAATACCTAAGCTTGACAATGGATTGCATATAATTGGAGGTGATTTTAATCTCGTGCTTGATGTCACCTTGGGTAGGTCATCCCAGAAGCCTCAGAACCTTCCAAGTCGGCTGGAGTTGTGAACGATTTCATGCATAAGTGTGGCCTCTCAGATATTTGGAGGTTTAAGTTTCCCAACACCAGAGCTTACTCTTTTTCCTCAAATATTCATCATAACGAAACCTGCATGGACTATTTCTTACTCGATAATAGACTGCTCCCTAAGGTTAAGTCCTGCTTGTATAATAGGCTCACAGTGCCATTCTATTTGATTTAGACCTCCCAAAATTTGGAGATAAATCTAGTAGAATACTGGCTATTGAAGCCCGCCAATTGGCTACATCCCGCAATATCACAATGATTCAAACAGACACAGGGGAAATGTTGATAGATcataatgacataaataaagCCATTTTACAATTCTATTTTAACATTTACACCTCAGAACTTAGAAACAACCTCGGCCCCTTATGTGCCTTCTTGGATAATTTGTCTATCCCTACCGTATCAGAGGTACAAAACACCAACTTAGGTGCTGAAATCATCATGGCCATAAAATCTATGCAGAGCAACAAGTCACCAGGCCCGGACGGGTTTACAACGGAATTCTATAAAAAGTTCTCCTATCAGCTATCAGCTGGCACCAACTCTTAAGAAGTTCTCCCTATAACAATGAGGCAGGCCTCGATATCACTACTGGCTAAGAAGGATAAAGACCCGGTATTCTACTCATCTTATTGCCCCATATCCCTACGTAATGTagattttaaccttttaaaaaccatgggccccaattgggggccgatttacacattatagttagactgtgtgaaacattacaataaacacgagtaaatatattgatgttatacatcaaattaaacaagacaacttgggctacaagaatcagtaagccatttccacacaactcaaactgaaagaatgattaaaatatcacagtcatcattttgtcaggagtcagcccactcagcacgtttttagaactagcaacccgtagctcggtgcgatcagaaaaagccagatagcaagaGCAAGatgatttaacacagattctaaacatatttagaaaaatccttctgcaccaaagcatcaccgagatgtgagccaaagaacacagcaacatgaatcgcgttagtcacaaatgttgcttatctttggctttaaaaaaaagaaagaaaaaaaaaaaatgttcttcttcaaatcaacaaagactgctgtatttgatgtattgaacaccataagtaatatacaagtgaaatatatggttttgtatatgagaaaattcaaattgcacagatggtgcccaaatgcccatttcgcctaattaatctgtactaaaagctctctaactttgttctgctttactttttcaaaatcaaactttgcagagagtctggtcccatagtgtgctatgacctctgtggtgtttgacctttgctctgcatcctacCAAGAGATAAttatcctgaaagtgctttttctttctaggcaaacctgaaaattcaacttttgctgtctttcatctttatttactcttaaccagtaacaaatatactaatatttacacatctgaacaaaagcacacatgtgttgcctttattataacaccaacgttattcaaatagcctttgtggttgctgagatacaccttttttagtttaggtatttcaagcagaaacctaaaaaatcggtgggttttcaaaaggttaaagtgCTGTCTAAGGTCCTAGCTAAACTCCTGGAGAGTGTGATCCCAGATCTTGTCTCCCCTGATCAAACAGGATTTATCCAAGGCCGACACTCCCACTAAAATTTACGAAAACTATTCAATGTTGTCCATTCGGCCCCTTTAACGTGCCCAGAGGTAGTGGTTTCTCTTGATGCAGAGAAGGCCTTTGACCAGGTCGAGGGGAAATACTTATTTACTGTCCTTCTAAAATATGTCTTCTCACTGCCTGGATTAGATTACTTTATTCTTCTCCCCTAGCAGCTGTAATCTCTAACAGTACTCAATCTGACTACTTCCCCCTTGGACGGGGAACAGGACAAGGGtgtcctttctcctctcttgtttgctCTGGCCATTGAGCCCCAAGCAGTCTCTGTAAGGACTTTAAGGGGATACCTCGGGGTGATTTAGAACTGAAGGTTTCTCTTTACGCTGATGATTTGCTGCTGTATGTCTCCGACCCATCTCTATCTCTTCCCTATATTCTAGATATCCTGAATTATATTGGGAAAATATCAGGATGTAAGCTAACTTTTCCCTCTAAACTCTGAAGCAGAGGGACtcgcttccagccttttccccTTTAAGGTGGCCCGGGATGGCATCAAGTACTTAACAGGATATGACTCGCTGGGCCTTGTTACCATTAGTGGGTCATGTTAACCTAGTTAAAATGATAGTATTAGCCAAATTATtatagcacttttaaaaaagaatcttGATAAAAATATGACAAAGACCAAAGCGCGCAGGAGGCATAGCTTAACCCAATTTTCTCTTTTACTATTGGGCATGCAATATCCAGAAGCTACTTCACTGGTTTGAAGACAGGCCAATTGTAGGAAAGGTGGACTGGGTACAAATAGAATTCCCTTCCTGCCGGCACCACCTCGGCTCAGTGGGCTGTGCAGCCCTGCCTATTCTTAGCAATAACTTGAGTACAAACATAATAGTAAATCACAAATAAGAATATGGGCTCAGTTTAGGAGACATTGGAGGCCATATGAGGCCTTTCTGATCCTGTCGGTCTTGGAACAGCTCCAGAGAAAAGatctcatctgctgctgaactTAGATTCACAACAACTGAGGGGCAATCAGGGACACGGTCTACACCAACAGACCCAAAGCATCATCAAGAACCACACagaatatgttgtgttcatgcaAAACCGTTCCTATGAGTTAGTCACTGGGCTCATGACTTGGGTtatcaatataacaatataagaAATACAATCAAACAATCAACACTTCCTACTGAGTTCTCTTTGAGATCATGTTTCATTTTCTATGTTGAAAAAATTCATTTCTGGAATAATTTCAGTTCATCAAATCCAATAGAAATTAGCGACAAGttgtaacactttgaaacaaGATGCACATTTAATGACACTTTATTATTTCGTCTACATCGTATCTTTGCGACAGGTGAACATTTTATAACAAAGGATACGTTTACATGTATTCCTTATTTTAGACATTTGCAATCCAAACATGATGGGATTCAAAAGTGGCTGAATGATGAGAAAATACAGTGAGAGGATGATTCGCAGCAGTCTGGGTACATTGGTCATATCAAATCTACTCTGAATGATTTCAAAGAAGCAGCCAAAGGAGAAGTTGAGCAGGGAAGCGAGGTGAGGTGTGCAGGTACTGACTGCTCTCTGTCTGGTCTGTTTAGAACCACAGAAACAAATCTTAAGGATCCTCATGTACGAGAAAAGGATTGGAAGCAGAGGAACTAAAATGGTGAGAATAATACCAAAAAGTCCATAAATGTTATTCACTTGAGTGTCAGAACAGGCCAACTTAACAACAAGGTAGTTACTGCAAATTAGACTGTTTATGATGtttccacaaaatgtcaaacggaTGTTTAAGGATAAAGTAATTAAGAAttttacaaaagaataaaaccatATTACTGCAATAAAGACAACCGCTTTGTTAAAAGTCATAAGTGTGTTATATTGTAGAGGATAACAGATAGCAAGAAATCTGTCATAAGACATCACGGCTAAATTTAACAATTCTACACCTCCATAAGTGTACAAACAGAAGATCTGCAGGAAACAAAGTGGAGCAGAAACATTGTGAATGTCAGAGAGGATCTGAACCAGAAGGAATGGAAACAACCCTGAACTACCATACAGTTCATTTACAAACaggctgcagagaaaaaggTACATAGGTTCATGTAAGCTTCTGTTCATACAGATCACCACTATAAGAGATATGTTGACAATAACTATAACAATGTATAACATTGCAGTTAACATAAAATACAAGTACTTCAAATTTCCAACGTGCTCATAAGCTCCAAGAATGAAGTAAGATAAAGTTGAATTTACCTTCATTCTAGTTTTAGATGACAGAACTAATGGTAACAAGTTTCACTTCTCAATTATCAAACTGCAtcatttgatttaatcaaaATCAGTGTTCTAAATAACACTGTATTCATAGCTGAAAACACAGTGTCACGGTTTTAGTTGATAATGGTCAAGCAAAGACCAAAGAAGAACTCATAAGCAGCAATACTTACAATTTACTTCCCAGCCTCAattaatacacaaatacatttaaaatagacTTCTTAATTGACACAAAAGCATTCATtctacacaaataaatgtttgaaaccGGCAGATTAGCGGACTGCCAATGCTGCTTGGATATCTGCTGTTCATACCTCTGCATGGGAAGGAAGGGCTTATCAACACCAGTCCCACCTCAGGTGTTCAGAGGACTTGTTGTACCGCCCAGTCCTGTGAGAAGGGGTGAGGTGATGGAGTTCttggaatgttctcctcctaTACAGTTCAGCACCAATCCAAGGTCAGGATGACGCAAACCTGTCACGAAATCTTTGTATTAAAAGGCCGAACTTCGCTTGGGAGGGAGAGTGCTTCTCCTGCCAACCTGTTTGTTGGCAGAGCGACTCCCTGGTGATTGCAATTGCAGCGCTTGTACTTGTAACCAGAATAATGATTCATCTTGATTTTGGAAGTTGTTTGACAGTTATTAGATACACCATTCTACCTGATCACACGTAAAGTAAAAGCACATATTTCCACTGGGTTTttaagagggaaagagaataaGTGTCCACTGGTAGGGATTTaggtaaaagaataaagagtttaatttgAGTCTGAGaccatcctctctccctcccgtgTGGTGGTTGCGGTCACATGGGTAGTTGAGTCTCTTGTCCGAGAGGCCCAGTGCTCTCATCCGGACCCAGACAACGGTCCCCTAAACCGTCTGTTTGTGCCTGACACTGTCCGATCACAAGTCTTACAATGGGGGCATTCCTCCCGGTTGGCCTGCCACCCTGGGTTCCACCTGACCCTCGCTTTCATAAGACAGCGGTTCTGGTGGCCATCCATGTACCAAGACACCTGGGTCTTCGTTTCAGCCTGCTCAGTCTGTGCCCGCAACAAGGCTTCCCACCAACCTCCGGCAGGCCATTTGTGCCCTTTGACTATTCCCCACCGCCCCTGGCATTGCGTTGCATCACGGCTCGCCACCCTTCCTTCTGGTCCACACACTTGCCGTGGGTTGAGTATGCCCATAACTCCCTGATCAGCTCCGCCACAGGCATGTCCCCCTTCCATGGCCTCCTTGGGATACCAAACGCCTCTGTTTCAAagaccaggaagaggaagtggcgGTGCCCTCTGTTCAAGCAGGTCTTCGTAGGTGCCGGCGGATTTGGAAGGATATCCGGTCTGCGCTCCTCCATTCAGTCGCTCGCACCAGGCACTTGACGCCGAATCCCTGTACCCGCCTATCGCCCTGATCAGAAAGTGTGGCTCCCTTCACGGGACTTGCCCCTTCAAATCGAGTCCCACAAACTGGGACCCCGCTTCATTGGACCCTATGAGGTGGATAAGATCATCAATCCCTCTGTGGTCCGGCTCAAACTCCCGTCCGCATTAAAGGTGGACCCAACCTTCCATGTCTCCCTACTCAAACCGGTGTCCTCCAGTCCACTGTCCCCTCCTGCTCCtgattattgcaccatttccaGTGGTACTTCGACTCTCGGCCTCACTAAAACgtactttacattttgtttgtgatttcctgctaacccctgttcccttTGCACAGGAATCCTGTACCTGCATTTCCGCCCAGCCACCGCCGCTCATGCCTCCTCACCACTCCATCTACGCTCTTCCCTACCATCTCATCAGTTCTGTCCAATAAACtgtttacctccacccaaccttgcctccccgtgtctgcgcttgggtccggcAAAACCGAACCCTCACAGATATGTTATTGTTACTGGACAACTCTGGCTAATCCTGTGATTTTGGTAAACCTGTATGCCCCTAACTGCGACGACTGCAATACCTAAGCTTGACAGTGGATTGCATATAATTGGAGGTGATTTTAATCTCGTGCTTGATGTCACCTTGGGTAGGTCATCCCAGAAGCCTCAGAACCTTCCAAGTCGGCTGGAGTTGTGAACGATTTCATGCATAAGTGTGGCCTCTCAGATATTTGGAGGTTTAAGTTTCCCAACACCAGAGCTTACTCTTTTTCCTCAAATATTCATCATAACGAAACCTGCATGGACTATTTCTTACTCGATAATAGACTGCTGCCTAAGGTTAAGTCCTGCTTGTATAATAGGCTCACAGTGCCATTCTATTTGATTTAGACCTCCCAAAATTTGGAGATAAATCTAGTAGAATACTGGCTATTGAAGCCCGCCAATTGGCTACATCCCGCAATATCACAATGATTCAAACAGACACAGGGGAAATGTTGATAGATcataatgacataaataaagCCATTTTACAATTCTATTTCAACATTTACACCTCAGAACTTAGAAACAACCTCGGCCCCTTATGTGCCTTCTTGGATAATTTGTCTATCCCTACCGTATCAGAGGAACAAAACACCAACTTAGGTGCTGAAATCATCATGGCCATAAAATCTATGCAGAGCAACAAGTCACCAGGCCCGGACGGGTTTACAACGGAATTCTATAAAAAGTTCTCCTATCAGCTATCAGCTGGCACCAACTCTTAAGAAGTTCTCCCTATAACAATGAGGCAGGCCTCGATATCACTACTGGCTAAGAAGGATAAAGACCCGGTATTCTACTCATCTTATTGCCCCATATCCCTACGTAATGTagattttaaccttttaaaaaccatg contains:
- the LOC117741850 gene encoding olfactory receptor 11A1-like: MKVNSTLSYFILGAYEHVGNLKYLYFMLTAMLYIVIVIVNISLIVVICMNRSLHEPMYLFLCSLFVNELYGSSGLFPFLLVQILSDIHNVSAPLCFLQIFCLYTYGGVELLNLAVMSYDRFLAICYPLQYNTLMTFNKAVVFIAVIWFYSFVKFLITLSLNIRLTFCGNIINSLICSNYLVVKLACSDTQVNNIYGLFGIILTILVPLLPILFSYMRILKICFCGSKQTRQRAVSTCTPHLASLLNFSFGCFFEIIQSRFDMTNVPRLLRIILSLYFLIIQPLLNPIMFGLQMSKIRNTCKRILCYKMFTCRKDTM